One Trichormus variabilis 0441 genomic window, CCGCCACACAAGCTGCTACTGCTAATCCCCAATTTGTGTATAAGCAATGTAGGATTTTTTGGTGAGGCTCTATTGAGTTAAAATTATTGCTTGGATCGAATTTAAGATAATGGTTGTAACAACCGGGAGTTAAAAATATATCGTTCATTTTTATGCCTTTGATTGGAGGTTGATCCATTAAATCCAAAGCTAATGTTTCCAATCGCCAGCAATCACGAAACTTTAGATAATCTTCAATATTTTTGTCTTTTATAGTATCGATAAATGTTTCTATTCTGTTTTTGACTTGATTAAATACTAATTGAAAATCAACAGATTGTGTTCCTAGCCAAGGCACATCTTGAAGATTTATATCTTTATGCAGATTTGCTAAAGCTGTGGATAAAGAAATAATTAAATTTATGATTTGATTTGAATCCTGTTGAGCGTGATAATAATTTGCCACTGCCCAATTATGTAAGGTAATAATATTAGGTTCGGCAATCCAATAATTTTCAGCTTGTTGGCTAATCAATTGCCAGTTAGCTCTTTGCCAAACTGCCGCTTCAAGACGTGGCTGGATATGTTCTTGGAGATTTTCTTCTACTAACTGATGAAAACCAAATTTTTGGGTAAATTCTCTACTGGCTATTTTTGCTTGTTCTAGATTTTCGGCTTTAACTAATTCTTCAATATTTTGTAGAGAAAACAGGCGTTGTCTTTGGCTGAGAATTTTGAGTATTTCTCGTTGTTCACTGATTTGTGCGCCCGATAATCCTTGCCATTCTCGATAAGCTATTTGTAAATTTTCCTGTTGTGCATACACAAATCCCCTTAGATATGCAGCTTGTTCTCCCGGTAAATCTTCCAAGTAAGATAGCGCTGTTTCCCATGCTTGAGTTTTAATTGTGACTAAGCCTAACCTGATACGGCAGTTAGTGTTTTCTGGTAATAGAGATTCAGCATTTGTATATAAAGAAATCGCTGTTGGGAAATCACCAATTTTTTCTGCGGCTAAACCTCGGCGAAATAGTTCTCTACCTTGAACGAGTGATTTAAGTTTGTGTAGTAACTCATGGCCGTCGGTGCGGGGAAATTTTGCTAAAGCAGATTCTAAAAGTACGATCGCTCCCCGTAACTTTCCTTCCGTCTCTCCCTGTCGCACTCTTTGTAAACTAGCGTCGTAAGCTTCTTCTTGTGGAACTTGCTGTGTAGCGGTAGCAATGGCTTGAGTTAGTAGCTGGGTGGAGTAAAGTTCTTCAGCTTGCTGGTAAGTGGCGATCGCATTTTTAAAAAACAGATTTTCTACCAGAGATTGGGCTTGCTTTACCAATTCTTGGAACTGTTGGCGTTTCTGTAGTTCTTGTTGACATTGTTGAATGGCTTGCAATATCCTCTCGTCGTGGATAATTTTGCTACAACGCTGATAAATGGTGATGATATTTGTCAGGTTTGTTGTTTCCCAAGGATCGCCAGTATCTTGTTTGAGTAGAGTTTTAGCGCTAGCAAGTTGTTTGTCAACTGTCCCTACTTGTTTGCGCCATTCTTGTAATTGCTGAGTTAGTTGATTGACCAACTTACCTAAGAGGATTTGGCAAATCAACCGTTCCCAAAACCCCGGTTTTCTTGACCAACAACTCAGGGCTTTTTCGGCTATGGTGACAGCCTCCCGTAGGTGTTTTGTTTGAGCTAGTTGTGCTGCTTTTTGGCTAGCTTCTCTCGTTTGTGGTGCTTGCAACCAAGCATCAACAATTCCTATCCCCAAATGATTTTTAGTTAATCTATTCAAGCTTTCCAGCAGGTTCATCAAATACCCTCCTGGCACTTAGGAATTTTCAACACCTGTCCCACTTCTAGATAATTTTCTCTACCTATGAGTTGGGGGTTGGCTTGTACTATTGCTGGCAAAGAAACTCCCTGACCACACAATTTTTGCGCGATCGTACTGAGATTATCTCCTGGTTGAACTGTGTAGGTGGTTGGTTCTGGGGGTTTTTGGGGTGTAACAGGGCTGGGTTGAGTAATAACTACTGTATTTAACTGCGGTCGAGAAAATATCAAATTCGTCGCCACTCCCACACCTATGGCAATAATTAGCAGCAACAGGGCAATTCTTAATGGCCAAGGCGATTGAGTCGGGACTTGCGGTAACGCTTGCAGCATCCGAATTACACGCAAATCGGCATCACAATTGGGGCAAGTATCGCCTGTAATATCTTGGTAACTGCACACAGGACAATTAACTTGCATCATCGGCTGATTCCTGTAGCAATCATATTGCTAGGTAATTCCTGATTGAGCCAAAGTTTGACATCTGGCTGTAGTTCTTGCCACAAGCGATCGCTTTCTTGTGGATTGCCACTTTCCATCGCTTCCAGTAGACGATAGAGTTTATCCGACATAGCGCTGGCTTTGGTGGGTGCAACTTGCCTTGCTTGGCGGATAGCTAACAAACTAGCTTGAATGACTTGGACTTCATTTGGTAGATGATCCAGTTCCCGTCTAGCATCTTCGCTGTAAGATTCCATTCTCGATAGATCATGGGCATTAATTGACCCCTGCAAATCTTGACTCAGCTTTTGTAATCTTTCCTTTTGTGGTGGGGGAATGAGAAAACCGCAGATTTGAACGATGCGATCGCATTCATTCATCAGAGACTCCGCGTCTAAAGCTTCCTTAGACATGGAAACTTGGAATTTCTGCAAGCTTACTTGAGCGTCTTCACGTTTATCGATGCGTTCTTCCTCAGTTTTGGGGTCGATGATACTGTTAGCTAATTTGACTACTGGAACTGCTAGCTTCAATGCTTCTTCTACGCCAAGTTGAGTTAAATCTTGATTATTGAGTTCAGCGATCGCTACTTCTAATTCTCTATAAATTTTCTCATCCGAGCGACCCCGCGAAAATGTACAGCTGACTCTTTCCGCCGGGTCATTTTTCAGGGTGGCTGTCATTTTCAAAGCGCTATTTTTCTCGTCTAACTCCAAATTAACTAAAATTTCCGTTCCTTTGGGATAAACCTCGTTTAAACCCAACCACATATCCCCGATACTTTCTTTTTTATCGACCCCATCCAATTCTTCCCTCACCTGGTCAGGGCTAAAAAACTGGAAGTGAATTAACCGTTGTCCATCAGCCACAGTTTTGAAGGTGTGGGATGTAATTACAGGCAGAATATCATTGCGGTTAATCACTTTATAGCGATCGTCTAGTAACTTGATGTAGTAATCACGGGACACGGTGGTGACTTTATCCGTTTGCCCAGCAGCCACAATCGCCGCACCTTCCGCCACCGCATACATCGGACGGGGATGCAAAACCACCTTATTATTACCAAAAGCTTCCTTAACTTTGCGTTGTACTAAAGGAATTTGGGAAGACCCCCCCACCAACAGCACTATATCCACCATTTCCAAGTGATATTCTGCATCTTGTAAGGCAAGGCGGCAAATCTGCACTGAACGATCAACCAAGTCTCCAATCATCGCCTCAAATTGCTGGCGAGTAATTTCTACTTCAATGGGGATGGCAATACCTAATTCATCAAGTAGTTGAGTTGCTGGGCTAATCCTGGCTACTTGGGCGCTACTTAATTCAACCTTGGCACGTTCTACTGCCATTTTCAAGTCGGCGTTAAATCTTAGCCTTTGGTAGTGAGGCATTTTGGCAATTAAGCCATCAATATCGGTAATTCTCTCTTCCTGGGCGACTTGGGTTTTCACAAAGCTCATCATCTGAGAATCAATGTCATCCCCACCTAACCATAAATCTCCCGCTTTCCCCTGTTCAATAAATGAAGTACCGGCTGCGGTAATCAGGGAAGCATCAAATGTACCGCCACCAAAGTCGTAAACTAAAATCGTCTTCACATCTTCGCTATCTGGCGAAAAACCGTAGGATATGGCAGCAGCCGTCGGTTCTGGTAGTAATTCTAACGGCGTCAGTCCCGCTTTGAGGGCGGCGGTACGGGTGGCGTGGCGTTGCTGGTCGTTGAAATAGGCAGGGATAGTAATCACCGCTTGGTCAATTACTTCATCTATTTTGCCAATTCCTTGACGATAAGCTTGGGCATTAGATACGACTTTTTTCAGAATCTCAGCCGAGATATCCTCTGGACTGTATTCCTTACCTCCTAGCCAAACCGCAATGCTGTTATCGGTTCCGTAGCTAGGTTCACTAATTTTGTAGCCAACCTCTGACTTTTGTTTCTTGACTGCTTGGTCACTAAAACCCCTACCTATTAACCGTTTAATGGAAACAATCACATTTTCAGGGTCAGCCCGTAACTGATTGTAAGCCTGATTTCCTACCAATAATTTATCCTGGTCATAGGCAACAAGCGATCGCGTCAATTTTCTATCTGGTGGTGTGTTGTCGTTAGCTGTCACCACTTCTACTTCCGCTAACTTAAACGCACC contains:
- a CDS encoding LysM peptidoglycan-binding domain-containing protein, encoding MMQVNCPVCSYQDITGDTCPNCDADLRVIRMLQALPQVPTQSPWPLRIALLLLIIAIGVGVATNLIFSRPQLNTVVITQPSPVTPQKPPEPTTYTVQPGDNLSTIAQKLCGQGVSLPAIVQANPQLIGRENYLEVGQVLKIPKCQEGI
- a CDS encoding peptidase M codes for the protein MNLLESLNRLTKNHLGIGIVDAWLQAPQTREASQKAAQLAQTKHLREAVTIAEKALSCWSRKPGFWERLICQILLGKLVNQLTQQLQEWRKQVGTVDKQLASAKTLLKQDTGDPWETTNLTNIITIYQRCSKIIHDERILQAIQQCQQELQKRQQFQELVKQAQSLVENLFFKNAIATYQQAEELYSTQLLTQAIATATQQVPQEEAYDASLQRVRQGETEGKLRGAIVLLESALAKFPRTDGHELLHKLKSLVQGRELFRRGLAAEKIGDFPTAISLYTNAESLLPENTNCRIRLGLVTIKTQAWETALSYLEDLPGEQAAYLRGFVYAQQENLQIAYREWQGLSGAQISEQREILKILSQRQRLFSLQNIEELVKAENLEQAKIASREFTQKFGFHQLVEENLQEHIQPRLEAAVWQRANWQLISQQAENYWIAEPNIITLHNWAVANYYHAQQDSNQIINLIISLSTALANLHKDINLQDVPWLGTQSVDFQLVFNQVKNRIETFIDTIKDKNIEDYLKFRDCWRLETLALDLMDQPPIKGIKMNDIFLTPGCYNHYLKFDPSNNFNSIEPHQKILHCLYTNWGLAVAACVAGDSQRAIKLKPINLATSDLEIFAHNFVAYHEGCYHLQQQKWREAIHPLNQAKSEILANQEWQIELDRLCSLQRQNISEDHEHLVFAQFWYDILNSTKARAYLGEYKAERIREQLASKQISKQKALKELERIKLIDADNPIVIDLIQRIEVALAVEVIEEFLNKNNLEGAVKFAKQNQYLKVKNIVTEICVDILVDGFKSGKLGFEEIYDLGRWAYELSPDEPNIQEIYLISQELHEIHHLIKRDRYEEAVRRAKYSEYDAIHSYVGDYLMMTLIRGMKSETLSTHLVHQLGRWVYQLCPHDPDYQEIYRRLNIR
- a CDS encoding Hsp70 family protein, which codes for MGKAIGIDLGTTNSVGAFKLAEVEVVTANDNTPPDRKLTRSLVAYDQDKLLVGNQAYNQLRADPENVIVSIKRLIGRGFSDQAVKKQKSEVGYKISEPSYGTDNSIAVWLGGKEYSPEDISAEILKKVVSNAQAYRQGIGKIDEVIDQAVITIPAYFNDQQRHATRTAALKAGLTPLELLPEPTAAAISYGFSPDSEDVKTILVYDFGGGTFDASLITAAGTSFIEQGKAGDLWLGGDDIDSQMMSFVKTQVAQEERITDIDGLIAKMPHYQRLRFNADLKMAVERAKVELSSAQVARISPATQLLDELGIAIPIEVEITRQQFEAMIGDLVDRSVQICRLALQDAEYHLEMVDIVLLVGGSSQIPLVQRKVKEAFGNNKVVLHPRPMYAVAEGAAIVAAGQTDKVTTVSRDYYIKLLDDRYKVINRNDILPVITSHTFKTVADGQRLIHFQFFSPDQVREELDGVDKKESIGDMWLGLNEVYPKGTEILVNLELDEKNSALKMTATLKNDPAERVSCTFSRGRSDEKIYRELEVAIAELNNQDLTQLGVEEALKLAVPVVKLANSIIDPKTEEERIDKREDAQVSLQKFQVSMSKEALDAESLMNECDRIVQICGFLIPPPQKERLQKLSQDLQGSINAHDLSRMESYSEDARRELDHLPNEVQVIQASLLAIRQARQVAPTKASAMSDKLYRLLEAMESGNPQESDRLWQELQPDVKLWLNQELPSNMIATGISR